Within the Thermanaeromonas toyohensis ToBE genome, the region TTGCCATAGATGGCGTTAGTGTAGGGTTATGTGGGGGTGCTCAGTTTACTGTACCTGCTGGAGAAAGGGTCCTTCCCCGTAATTTATGCCCTTTAATAAAGTCGCTGATGGGATTTAAATTGGAAAGAATCTGCCCCTACTTTCAGGCTGTGGACTTTTTGATTGGAGAAACAACCTGTGATGGAAAAAAGAAGACCTGGGAGATACTCAATGAGTACGTGCCCACTTATGTTATGGAGCTACCCCAACGCAAGGAAGAGCCCGATCTGGCTCTGTGGGAAAGGGAGATCTGGCGCCTTAAGAAAGAGGTGGAGCGGCGCTCTGGCCAGATAATCGATGAAGAGAAACTGGCCCGGGGGATAAGGCGAGCCAATGCTCGCCGGGAGGCCCTGCGGAGGCTATATAAAGCCCGGCAGGCAGACCCGGTGCCTATAAGCGGTAAAGATGTCCTGCTTATATCCCAGCTGGCCTTCTTTGATGAACCTGAGCGATTTGCGGCTCGGGTAAACGAGCTCTGCGAGGAATTAGAAGGCCGCATGGCCCGAGGAGAAGGGGTAGCTCCTAAAGGGGCTATACGTATCGTGGTCGCGGGTACACCTATGCCCATACCTTACTGGAAGCTCCACCATATAGTAGAATCCGCGGGGGCGGTTATAGTGGCCGAGGAGACTTGCACCGGTACCCGCTATTTTGCCGGTCAGGTAGAAGAAGGGGGGGAGACGCTAGAGCAGCAACTTAAAGCCCTGGCTCGGCGCTTCCTGGA harbors:
- a CDS encoding double-cubane-cluster-containing anaerobic reductase; the protein is MTNEAYRQMWQELGMDLRQHDLFLAALPEAFNTVFLSQSNRPQGMAYFDNLLMEAHGGRIREILDRKKEGKPVVGTFCVFVPEELIFAIDGVSVGLCGGAQFTVPAGERVLPRNLCPLIKSLMGFKLERICPYFQAVDFLIGETTCDGKKKTWEILNEYVPTYVMELPQRKEEPDLALWEREIWRLKKEVERRSGQIIDEEKLARGIRRANARREALRRLYKARQADPVPISGKDVLLISQLAFFDEPERFAARVNELCEELEGRMARGEGVAPKGAIRIVVAGTPMPIPYWKLHHIVESAGAVIVAEETCTGTRYFAGQVEEGGETLEQQLKALARRFLDINCACFTPNSGRVEDILNLAREWRAHGVIYYTLQFCQTYALEARRVEKALKERGIPVLTLESDYSEEDVGQLKTRIEAFLEMLN